The Bacteroidota bacterium genome contains the following window.
CGGGCCTTCTGCGCGTTGCGGATCCGCGTCAGGTAGTCCGAGATGGGATCGGTGATGCCGCTCATACTTCGGGTCGGGGTCTTCGGCCAGTTTGCGAGCGGGGCTCACACTTAGCCGCTAGAGTTTTGAGAATGGAAGATTGAGGATTGAAGATGGATCTACTCTCCATCCTCTACACTCCATCTTCCAGAGTTACCAGCTTGATTTCTTGACGCCGGGAATTTTGCCGGCGAGGGCCATTTCGCGGAAGACGATGCGCGAGACGCCGAACTTCCGCATGTAGGCGCGGGAGCGGCCGGTGAGCGCGCAGCGGTTGTTGAGGCGGACGGGGCTCGCGTTGCGCGGCAGCCGCTGCAGGCCTTCGTAGTCGCCGGCCGCTTTCAGCTTGCGGCGCTTCTCGGCGTACTTCGCCACCATCTTGCGGCGCTTCTTCTCGCGGGCGATCCAGCTTTTCTTTGCCATGGTCTCGTGTGGTTCGTGCTAGGTGCACGGCGTGCCGTGCCCGTACGGGGTTAAGCTGCTTCGGCTTCTTCGCGGCGGACGAACGGCATGCCGAGCGCCTTGAGGAGCGCGAGCGCCTCGGCGTCGGTCTCGGCGGTCGTGACGAAGGTCACGTCGAGGCCGCTGACCGAGTCCACCTCGTCGATGTTGATCTCGGGGAAGATGATCTGCTCCTTGACGCCGAGCGTGTAGTTGCCGCGCCCGTCGAACGACCGGTCCGGCACGCCGCGGAAGTCGCGCACGCCGGGGAGGGCGAGCGTGATGAGGCGGTCGAAGAACTCCCACATCCGCGCGTCGCGCAGCGTCACGCTGACGCCGACCGGCATGCCTTCGCGGAGCTTGAAGTTCGAGATGCTCTTGCGCGCGCGGCGGGTGACCGGCTGCTGCCCGGTGATCGTGCGAAGCTCCTCGACGGCGTCGTCGAGGACCTTCTTCGTGTTGGCGGCCTCGCCGATCCCCTTGTTGACGGAAATCTTGACGAGGCGCGGGACCTGCATCGTGTTGTCGTAGCCGAACTCCT
Protein-coding sequences here:
- the rpsN gene encoding 30S ribosomal protein S14, which gives rise to MAKKSWIAREKKRRKMVAKYAEKRRKLKAAGDYEGLQRLPRNASPVRLNNRCALTGRSRAYMRKFGVSRIVFREMALAGKIPGVKKSSW
- the rplE gene encoding 50S ribosomal protein L5; protein product: MEDKYVPRLKQRYHDEVVEALTKEFGYDNTMQVPRLVKISVNKGIGEAANTKKVLDDAVEELRTITGQQPVTRRARKSISNFKLREGMPVGVSVTLRDARMWEFFDRLITLALPGVRDFRGVPDRSFDGRGNYTLGVKEQIIFPEINIDEVDSVSGLDVTFVTTAETDAEALALLKALGMPFVRREEAEAA